CGTAGACCCTGAGCCTCTTGAAGGCCTTCCTTCCGCGGTCGGTCTTCCAGGGAAGCATTCCCCTGACGGTTCTCCTGACTATCTCGTCGCTCCTCTTCGGGTAGAACGGACCCTTCCTCGGGTTGGTCCTGGTTCTCAGCTCGGTCCTCTGCTTGTACTTGGCGAAGATGTCCTCGCGGTTTCCGGTGATGATGGCCTTCTCGGCATTGACTATGACGACCTCCTCGCCCTCAAGGAGCATCTTGGCCACCTTAGAGGCGAGCCTTCCGAGTATGAGTCCCTCAGCGTTAATTATCCTCATGGCCCATCACTCCATTATGATTACTCCACTACCCTTCGGGTTTCTCTCCATAAGCTCCTCGATGGTGATGGCCTCTCCACCGGCCTCGACTATCTTCTTCTTTGCACTCTCGCTGAACTTCCAGGCGGCAACGGTGACCTTGTGCTCAAGCTTTCCGGCGCCGAGGACGCTTCCCGGAACGATGACGGTGTCACCCTCCTTGGTGTAGCGGTTTATCTTGCTGACGTTCACCTCAGCCCTCTGCCTCCTGGGCCTCTCGAGGCGCCAGGCGATGTCCTTCCAGATCTTAACCCCTTCTTCATTCGACTTCTTTCTGAGGTAGCGAATGAGCCTCCTCAGGTTAATGTCAGTGGGTCCGGTTCTCTTGACCATGAACATACCTCCCTAACGCTCTCTCGCAGGTGGGAAACCGACAGGTCCAACGGGGTGAGCGTAAATACTGGTGCGGGGGCGGGGATTTGAACCCCGGAACCCCTACGGGACGGGACCCTGAATCCCGCGCCTTTGGCCAGGCTCGGCTACCCCCGCGTCAGTCGGCTAATTTATGGAGTTCGTTTATAAATCTATCGCTCTTCCTCATGAGTATCTTGAGCGCTGTGGCCACTATTTCCTCCACAGGAAGCTCTCCGTTGGTCTCGACGGTGAAGACGAAGGCACCGGGCACTACCTCTTCCCGGATCTTGTCCCCCTCATAACCTTCGAACTTCCTCGGAAGGTAGAAGGCCTTGATGGTCGTGATGATAAGCTCCTCCCCGGTCTCCTCCACTGGAAGACCGCGCCTCTCGGCGAGCTCCTTGAGCTCCTCCCAGTCGGGAACCTCCTTGCTCACATGAATCCTGGTGAGGTACTTGTAGTAGACGAAGCCCGGCTGCCACTTGGCGTGATCCTTACCCCTGCCAAGCCTCGCGTAGGCGTTGAAGGTCAGCCTCTGTCCCTCTGCCAGTTTGACTATTGGTATGTCGGGGTTTGCCGGCTTTATCGCCTCGTCACTGCTCCTGAGGTCACCGGAGTAAACCATTCCGGGACCCTCGGCCTCAAGGGACAGAGTGACGGTGTAGTCGTCGAGCTCGAGCGCATCGAGAGAGAACCTCTCGGCAGGGGTGGTGAGCGGAATCATCGCCAGCCTGTGGGCGATTATCTCGTCGAAGAGGGCGGAATCGTTCTCAAAGAACTCGACCTCATCAACGGCGAAGGTGGGAACCTCGGCAAGAATGGTCCTCCTGAGGGCGTTGGCGAAGGGAACGTCTATCCCCTCGACGATGAACTTAATCGAGTCCTCCCTTTTCTCAAGAATCTGAAACTTTGGCTCCATCGGCATCACCAAAAAAGAAGTTATGGGGTCAGACGCGCCTGCCCCTTCTTCCGCCCTTCGGCCTGGTGCCGTCGTGCGGAATCGGGGTGACGTCCTCAACCCTTCCTATCCTGAGACCAGCCCTGGAGAGGGCCCTGATGGCGGCCTGGGCACCCGGTCCCGGGCTCTTGCTCTTGCTTCCTCCCG
This Thermococcus cleftensis DNA region includes the following protein-coding sequences:
- the rplM gene encoding 50S ribosomal protein L13, whose translation is MRIINAEGLILGRLASKVAKMLLEGEEVVIVNAEKAIITGNREDIFAKYKQRTELRTRTNPRKGPFYPKRSDEIVRRTVRGMLPWKTDRGRKAFKRLRVYVGIPKEFEGRELETISEAHMSRLATPKYVTVGEVAKFLGGKF
- a CDS encoding 50S ribosomal protein L18e, coding for MVKRTGPTDINLRRLIRYLRKKSNEEGVKIWKDIAWRLERPRRQRAEVNVSKINRYTKEGDTVIVPGSVLGAGKLEHKVTVAAWKFSESAKKKIVEAGGEAITIEELMERNPKGSGVIIME
- a CDS encoding DNA-directed RNA polymerase subunit D — its product is MEPKFQILEKREDSIKFIVEGIDVPFANALRRTILAEVPTFAVDEVEFFENDSALFDEIIAHRLAMIPLTTPAERFSLDALELDDYTVTLSLEAEGPGMVYSGDLRSSDEAIKPANPDIPIVKLAEGQRLTFNAYARLGRGKDHAKWQPGFVYYKYLTRIHVSKEVPDWEELKELAERRGLPVEETGEELIITTIKAFYLPRKFEGYEGDKIREEVVPGAFVFTVETNGELPVEEIVATALKILMRKSDRFINELHKLAD